The Desulfovibrio sp. ZJ209 nucleotide sequence GCGGCGACGCGGCGCTGGCCGAGGCCGTGGCCGCGCGCCTGCGCAGCCGCATCCTCGCGCGCATGGACGTGAAAGTGGCGGATTATGCCAGCCTGCCGCGCACCTTCAGCAAGTCCAAGCGCGTGCTGGACAGGCGCTACGGGAGCTAGCGGCAGGGGGGTTTTCGCGGTGCGGGGCATCATGCCCCCCAGCCGAGCAACCATGGGTGGGCCATGTCCTCTTCGTCATTCGCGCTCTACTGGCCGCTGGCGCTCGTCGTTTTCGCCAACGTCCTCTACAATCTCTCGGCCAAGTCCGTCCCCCGGGGGTGTTCGCCGTGGACGGTGCTGGTGGTCACCTATCTCACGGCCTCCTTCCTGTCCTTCGTCTCGTATTTCCTGTTTGAAAAGGACAGGGATTTTCTCGCTTCGCTCGCGCACACGAACTGGACAGGCTTTGTGCTCGGCCTCTCCATGGTGGGCCTCGAAGTGGGCTATATCTTTATATACAGGACGGGCTGGAAGATCAGCGTGGCCTCGCTGCTCGTGAACGTGCTGCTCGCCGTGCTCCTGCTCTTCATCGGGCTCGTTTTCTACCGGGAGCACCTGAATATGCGCCAGCTCGCGGGAATCTGCCTCTGCCTGCTCGGGAGCTTCCTCATCATGCAGGAGTAGCGGCGGCGGGCGTCCCGCCTGATTGCCTCCTCCACCTCCCCGCTCCCCACCCACGCCTGCGCCCGCAATGGCGGGTGCTTCCTCGGGCTTTGCCATTAATCCCGGCTTAAGAGTGCATTAAGATTTTATGGCCTTCAG carries:
- a CDS encoding EamA family transporter, giving the protein MSSSSFALYWPLALVVFANVLYNLSAKSVPRGCSPWTVLVVTYLTASFLSFVSYFLFEKDRDFLASLAHTNWTGFVLGLSMVGLEVGYIFIYRTGWKISVASLLVNVLLAVLLLFIGLVFYREHLNMRQLAGICLCLLGSFLIMQE